In Thermococcus camini, a genomic segment contains:
- the sfsA gene encoding DNA/RNA nuclease SfsA produces the protein MRALLKLKVVPCTFLKRLNRFVALVEVEGQERRALVTNTGRLEEFMVPGRRAFCRPKSGGKTDFVLVAFEDLEGKGAIIDTRTQAKAFERALELGLVPWLRNCRIKRKEITVGKSRLDYLFECPQGEVYAEMKSAVLRGGEKGEYAMYPDCPSVRGQKHIKELIELSKAGKRAMIFFIGAMPGVEKFKPFERGDPEIARLLKEAEGAGVEIHALSISLLRDGRVVLERPGLEVEL, from the coding sequence ATGCGGGCCCTGCTCAAACTCAAAGTCGTCCCCTGCACCTTCCTCAAAAGGCTCAACCGCTTCGTGGCACTGGTCGAGGTTGAGGGCCAGGAGAGGAGAGCCCTGGTGACCAACACCGGTCGCTTGGAGGAGTTCATGGTTCCCGGCAGGAGGGCCTTCTGCAGGCCCAAGTCCGGTGGAAAGACGGACTTCGTGCTGGTGGCCTTCGAGGACTTGGAGGGAAAAGGTGCTATAATAGACACCAGAACCCAGGCCAAAGCCTTCGAGCGGGCTTTGGAGCTCGGTCTGGTTCCGTGGCTGAGGAACTGTCGGATAAAACGGAAGGAAATTACGGTCGGCAAATCGCGCCTCGATTACCTCTTTGAATGTCCACAAGGCGAGGTCTACGCCGAGATGAAGAGCGCCGTCCTGCGCGGAGGTGAAAAAGGGGAGTACGCGATGTACCCGGACTGTCCGAGCGTCAGGGGACAGAAACACATAAAGGAGCTTATAGAGCTTTCAAAAGCCGGAAAGAGGGCCATGATTTTCTTCATAGGTGCGATGCCCGGCGTTGAGAAATTTAAACCCTTCGAGAGGGGCGACCCGGAGATAGCGAGGCTCCTTAAAGAGGCAGAGGGGGCGGGCGTTGAAATCCATGCGCTCAGCATCTCCCTCCTGCGGGATGGGAGGGTCGTTCTTGAGAGGCCGGGCCTTGAGGTCGAGCTCTAA
- a CDS encoding ATP-binding protein has protein sequence MRFYDREREMESLRKALELSRSRLVVVTITGRRRVGKTRLVREFFEREGVDYLDFFIPVKSEKLILEDFSREIRVKLGYSPRFGTFPEMFEYLEVANVETIFFDEFQNVLRVNPAIAFDLQRFIDRNQDKPLLIILSGSYLGMMRKLLMSRKAPLYGRSTIFIGLQPLRPKWVFNMLRDLGINEPTQQVEFYGIFGGIPKYYELMEVFEADNPLDFITDAIKYSTILSAEGEGLLMDEFGKAYRTYFSILDAIASGKNRLVEIANAVGMKPGSITKYLEALEDYYGILTRERPLLGGRRSRYLISDYFLNFWFSMIEPNRRHIEAGDFETLKKNLKRKFPEFFGRVFERVMLDLLHDLNGKLITFDSIGPQWGRNYEVDLVAVNREENTATFIETKWKANVDGPREIGRLIAKTHNVPWGGEKRYLLIARDFRRECADCITIDEVLEHLKP, from the coding sequence ATGAGGTTCTACGACAGGGAGCGCGAGATGGAATCTCTCCGGAAGGCACTCGAACTGTCCCGCTCTCGGCTTGTGGTGGTGACCATAACTGGACGCCGGCGCGTTGGTAAGACAAGGCTGGTGAGGGAGTTTTTTGAAAGGGAGGGCGTTGATTATCTTGACTTCTTTATCCCAGTCAAAAGCGAAAAACTAATCTTGGAGGACTTTTCCAGGGAGATTAGGGTAAAGCTAGGGTACTCCCCCAGGTTCGGAACCTTCCCGGAGATGTTTGAATACCTGGAGGTAGCCAACGTCGAGACAATTTTCTTTGACGAGTTTCAGAACGTTCTCAGGGTAAATCCAGCTATAGCCTTTGACCTTCAGCGTTTTATAGATAGAAACCAGGATAAGCCACTTCTTATAATACTGTCAGGTTCATATCTTGGAATGATGAGGAAACTGCTTATGTCCAGGAAAGCCCCCCTCTACGGAAGAAGCACTATCTTCATAGGGCTACAGCCTCTGCGTCCAAAATGGGTTTTCAATATGCTCCGGGACCTTGGAATCAATGAACCCACCCAGCAGGTTGAGTTTTACGGTATTTTCGGTGGGATTCCCAAATATTACGAACTCATGGAAGTGTTCGAGGCTGATAACCCGCTGGACTTCATTACAGATGCGATTAAGTACTCCACAATCCTCTCGGCAGAGGGAGAAGGACTTCTCATGGACGAGTTTGGTAAGGCGTACAGAACCTACTTCTCCATCCTTGATGCGATAGCCTCCGGGAAAAACAGGCTCGTTGAGATTGCCAATGCCGTCGGGATGAAACCGGGAAGCATAACAAAATACCTCGAAGCACTGGAGGATTACTATGGGATACTAACCCGTGAAAGGCCCCTCCTCGGTGGCAGACGTTCGAGGTACCTAATCAGCGACTACTTCCTTAACTTTTGGTTCAGCATGATAGAACCCAACCGCAGGCACATTGAAGCCGGGGATTTTGAGACCCTTAAAAAGAACCTCAAGAGGAAGTTTCCAGAGTTCTTCGGAAGGGTCTTTGAGAGGGTGATGCTTGACCTCCTTCACGATCTGAACGGGAAGCTCATTACCTTCGATAGCATTGGCCCCCAGTGGGGAAGAAACTACGAGGTAGACTTGGTTGCAGTCAATAGGGAAGAGAACACTGCCACGTTTATAGAGACAAAGTGGAAGGCCAACGTCGATGGTCCGAGGGAAATCGGCAGGCTTATTGCAAAGACTCACAACGTCCCGTGGGGCGGGGAAAAACGCTACCTCCTAATAGCGAGGGACTTCCGGAGGGAGTGTGCTGACTGTATCACAATTGATGAAGTTCTGGAGCACCTAAAACCTTAA
- a CDS encoding M42 family metallopeptidase, producing the protein MVDYELLKRIIEAPGVSGYEFLGVRDVVIEAFKPYVDEIKVDKLGNVIAHKKSKGPKVMLAGHMDQIGLMVTHIEKNGFLRVAPVGGVDPRTLIAQRFKVWVGPNEFVYGVGGSVPPHIQKPEQRNKAPTWDQVFIDIGAESKEEAEEMGVKIGTVITWDGRLERLGKHRLVSIAHDDRIAVYTLVEAARQLSETDADLYFVATVQEEVGLRGAKVSSFGIDPDYGFALDVTIAADVPGTPEHKQISQLGKGVAIKIMDRSVICHPTIVRWMEEIAKKHEIPYQWDILTGGGTDAGAIHLNKAGVPSGGISIPARYIHSNTEVVDERDVDAAVKLTVKVLEEIPGLKL; encoded by the coding sequence ATGGTTGACTACGAGCTTCTCAAGAGGATTATAGAGGCGCCGGGTGTTTCCGGCTACGAGTTCCTCGGAGTCAGGGATGTTGTTATCGAGGCCTTCAAGCCCTACGTCGACGAGATTAAGGTTGACAAGCTCGGCAACGTTATCGCCCACAAGAAGAGCAAGGGGCCGAAGGTTATGCTCGCTGGCCACATGGACCAGATCGGCCTCATGGTGACCCACATCGAGAAGAACGGCTTTTTGAGGGTTGCACCGGTTGGCGGTGTTGACCCGAGGACGCTTATAGCCCAGAGGTTTAAAGTCTGGGTCGGCCCGAACGAGTTCGTCTACGGCGTCGGTGGCTCAGTTCCGCCGCACATCCAGAAGCCCGAGCAGAGGAACAAGGCCCCGACTTGGGACCAGGTCTTCATAGACATCGGTGCCGAGAGCAAGGAAGAGGCAGAGGAGATGGGGGTCAAGATAGGCACGGTCATAACATGGGACGGAAGGCTTGAGAGGCTCGGCAAGCACCGCCTCGTCAGCATTGCCCACGACGACAGGATAGCGGTTTACACTCTTGTGGAAGCCGCGAGACAGCTGAGCGAGACCGATGCAGACCTCTACTTCGTCGCCACCGTCCAGGAGGAGGTCGGCCTCCGCGGTGCGAAGGTTTCCTCGTTTGGCATAGACCCCGACTACGGCTTTGCTTTGGATGTCACAATAGCAGCAGACGTTCCGGGAACGCCGGAGCACAAGCAGATAAGCCAGCTCGGAAAGGGCGTCGCGATTAAGATAATGGACCGCTCCGTCATCTGCCACCCGACGATTGTGAGGTGGATGGAAGAGATAGCCAAGAAGCACGAGATTCCCTACCAGTGGGACATCCTCACCGGCGGTGGAACCGACGCGGGAGCGATACACCTCAACAAGGCAGGGGTTCCAAGCGGCGGAATAAGCATTCCAGCGAGGTACATTCACTCCAACACTGAAGTCGTTGACGAGCGCGACGTCGATGCAGCCGTTAAGCTGACCGTCAAGGTTCTTGAGGAGATTCCGGGGCTGAAGCTCTGA
- a CDS encoding helicase C-terminal domain-containing protein — MTDYFPYENLRPNQRDFIELVSKAVENGENVIIEAPTGFGKTVSVLAGVLPHAKEMGYKVLYLARTHRQMDRVIEELKAISRKSPVSGVELRSRKDLCLHTYLTQFTSDAYTAMVVCKNLKKLGKCEFYENEKKKKTEFDELVKFFLSEPSHPAEILDYSQTLELCPYDLTKRIAEKADVIVASYLYLLSPTIRENFISSLDLDYSDLIVVFDEAHNLPDQAISALSDKISINTINGAIKEADEYNEHEIANFLSILGRGLEILFQEKLAPKDIQETAIQPELVFSHVVEVLGLDTRWLVKTLNDMVAVGDSIREDRIEKGKPPRSYIGRVGEFLLLWLSLIGREDYLFLMSRDRGLSLELVALDPSKALGFIKDVQSAIFMSGTLTPLEAFRDVMGVENARLKKFPRMVKRENAQVLVAKDVSTRGDERSLQVYRKMVDYIVEAARIIPKNVGVFAASYEVLQGLLSANLQVRLEETGKAVFIEKQGASSAENDLMVAQFKAHARGNGAVLLGVMGGRNSEGQDYSGDEMNGVILVGIPYARPTPRVQAQIRYFERKFPEKGRYYGYYLPAHRKLVQAAGRVHRSAEEKGSIVVLDYRLLWRGIKKDLPDWMVETVRPVDLGRMRLYLKRFWENGERFKKAPRKV, encoded by the coding sequence ATGACCGACTACTTTCCATACGAAAACCTGCGACCGAACCAGCGCGATTTCATAGAACTGGTCTCAAAGGCAGTTGAAAACGGAGAGAACGTCATCATCGAGGCACCCACAGGATTCGGAAAGACCGTGAGCGTCCTGGCGGGAGTACTCCCCCACGCCAAGGAGATGGGCTACAAGGTGCTCTACCTGGCCAGAACCCACCGGCAGATGGACAGAGTCATTGAGGAGCTGAAGGCGATAAGCAGGAAGAGCCCCGTTTCCGGCGTTGAGCTCAGGAGCAGGAAGGACCTCTGCCTTCACACCTACCTCACCCAGTTCACGAGCGACGCCTACACCGCCATGGTCGTCTGCAAGAACCTCAAGAAGCTCGGCAAATGTGAGTTCTACGAGAACGAGAAGAAGAAAAAGACGGAGTTCGACGAGCTGGTGAAGTTCTTCCTGAGCGAGCCGAGTCACCCCGCGGAGATACTCGACTACTCCCAGACCCTGGAGCTGTGCCCCTACGATTTAACCAAGAGGATAGCGGAGAAGGCGGACGTGATAGTCGCCAGCTACCTCTATCTCCTCAGCCCCACCATACGGGAGAACTTCATAAGCTCCCTGGACCTCGATTACTCCGACCTCATAGTCGTCTTTGACGAGGCCCACAACCTTCCGGACCAGGCGATTTCAGCACTCAGCGATAAAATAAGCATAAACACAATCAACGGGGCAATAAAAGAGGCCGACGAATACAACGAACACGAGATAGCAAACTTCCTGAGCATCCTGGGCAGGGGGCTGGAGATACTGTTCCAGGAAAAACTTGCCCCCAAGGACATCCAGGAGACCGCCATCCAGCCGGAGCTGGTGTTCTCCCACGTTGTCGAGGTTCTTGGGTTGGACACGAGGTGGCTCGTCAAGACACTCAACGACATGGTAGCGGTCGGGGATTCGATAAGGGAGGACAGGATAGAAAAGGGTAAACCTCCCCGCTCCTACATCGGGCGCGTCGGCGAGTTCCTTCTCCTGTGGCTCTCCCTCATCGGAAGGGAGGACTACCTGTTCCTCATGAGCAGGGACAGGGGGCTGAGCCTCGAGCTCGTTGCCCTCGATCCATCCAAGGCCCTGGGTTTCATAAAGGACGTCCAGAGCGCGATATTCATGTCCGGAACACTCACCCCCCTTGAGGCCTTCCGCGATGTCATGGGCGTGGAAAACGCCCGCCTGAAGAAGTTCCCGAGGATGGTAAAGCGCGAGAACGCCCAGGTTCTTGTTGCTAAAGACGTCTCGACTAGGGGCGATGAGCGCTCGCTCCAGGTTTACAGGAAGATGGTGGACTACATAGTGGAAGCGGCGAGGATAATCCCGAAGAACGTCGGGGTTTTCGCGGCATCCTACGAGGTTCTCCAGGGCCTTCTATCTGCGAACCTCCAGGTTAGGCTGGAGGAGACGGGAAAAGCGGTCTTCATCGAGAAGCAGGGCGCCTCTTCGGCCGAGAACGACCTCATGGTCGCCCAGTTCAAGGCCCACGCGAGGGGCAACGGGGCGGTCCTGCTCGGAGTGATGGGCGGCAGGAACAGCGAGGGACAGGACTACAGCGGGGACGAAATGAACGGAGTTATACTCGTCGGAATCCCTTACGCGAGGCCGACGCCGAGGGTTCAGGCCCAGATAAGGTACTTCGAACGCAAGTTCCCGGAGAAGGGCAGGTACTACGGCTACTATTTACCCGCCCACCGGAAGCTGGTTCAGGCTGCTGGAAGGGTGCACCGTTCGGCGGAGGAAAAGGGTTCAATAGTGGTCCTCGACTACCGCCTGCTCTGGAGGGGGATAAAGAAAGACCTGCCGGACTGGATGGTGGAAACGGTGAGACCCGTTGATCTGGGAAGAATGAGACTCTACCTCAAGAGGTTCTGGGAAAATGGCGAAAGATTTAAAAAGGCCCCCCGAAAGGTATAA
- a CDS encoding rhomboid family intramembrane serine protease produces MSLERYFARYGKATFTLFLINVAVYIVEAILSGNPLSISIDVLARLGQWNYAVLNYGWWWQLITAMFVHVGILHIGFNMYFLLMMGRQLEGILGPKRLVMVYLVSGLAGNLLTLLLLPANSVSAGASGALFGIVGALILITGVVGGNMQAALINAFVLFLINSILPGVNVYAHLGGLLVGMAIGYYYGRRIKRHLMARMYGYGW; encoded by the coding sequence ATGAGCCTTGAGAGGTATTTTGCTCGCTACGGGAAGGCGACGTTTACGCTGTTCCTGATAAACGTGGCCGTTTACATAGTCGAGGCAATCCTCAGCGGGAACCCGCTCAGCATAAGCATCGACGTCTTGGCGAGGCTCGGCCAGTGGAACTACGCAGTCCTCAACTACGGCTGGTGGTGGCAGTTAATCACGGCCATGTTCGTGCACGTCGGCATACTCCACATAGGCTTCAACATGTACTTCCTCCTGATGATGGGCAGACAGCTCGAGGGCATACTCGGGCCGAAGAGGCTCGTCATGGTCTACCTCGTCTCTGGTTTAGCCGGAAACCTGCTGACGCTCCTCCTGCTGCCGGCCAACTCAGTGAGCGCCGGTGCGAGTGGAGCCCTCTTCGGCATAGTCGGGGCACTGATACTCATAACGGGCGTCGTCGGAGGCAACATGCAGGCCGCGCTGATAAACGCCTTCGTGCTCTTCCTGATAAACAGCATCCTGCCGGGCGTCAACGTCTACGCCCACCTGGGCGGACTCCTCGTTGGAATGGCCATAGGCTACTACTACGGCAGGCGGATCAAGAGGCACCTGATGGCGAGGATGTATGGGTACGGGTGGTGA
- a CDS encoding bifunctional fructose-bisphosphatase/inositol-phosphate phosphatase: MEINTEIPWNEVALETAREVEKEVMPLFGTSKAGETMGENVSGDVTKYVDKVAEDVVLSRLQPLGVNVVSEEIGFIDNGSDYTVIVDPIDGSYNFAAGIPIFAFSFAVFKGRKPIYGAIYEFATKTFYEALPGEGAYMDGKPVKVGKPERGKEALSFYTRGRCLGLIERVKRVRVLGAIAVELTYLAKGALDGVLDIRNYVRTTDIAAGVLIAREAGAIVTDERGKELELRLDATSKTNVIAVNDRYLLDMILEELKNEP, translated from the coding sequence ATGGAAATTAATACGGAAATCCCGTGGAACGAGGTCGCCCTCGAAACCGCGAGGGAGGTTGAAAAGGAAGTGATGCCCCTCTTCGGCACTTCAAAGGCCGGAGAGACGATGGGAGAGAACGTCAGCGGAGACGTTACCAAGTACGTTGACAAAGTGGCCGAGGACGTTGTTCTTAGCAGACTTCAGCCCCTGGGCGTCAACGTTGTCAGCGAGGAGATAGGCTTCATAGACAACGGGAGCGACTACACTGTCATCGTTGACCCCATAGACGGCTCGTACAACTTCGCCGCAGGCATACCAATATTCGCCTTCAGCTTCGCCGTCTTTAAAGGAAGGAAGCCCATCTATGGTGCGATATACGAGTTCGCCACAAAGACGTTTTACGAGGCCCTGCCGGGGGAAGGCGCCTACATGGACGGAAAGCCCGTAAAGGTCGGGAAGCCGGAGCGCGGGAAGGAGGCACTCAGCTTCTACACGCGCGGAAGATGTCTCGGGCTGATAGAGAGGGTCAAACGCGTCCGCGTCCTCGGTGCGATAGCCGTTGAGCTTACCTACCTGGCAAAGGGTGCCCTCGACGGCGTCCTGGACATAAGGAACTACGTGAGAACGACGGATATAGCGGCAGGAGTGCTGATAGCGAGGGAGGCGGGGGCGATAGTTACGGACGAGAGGGGGAAGGAGCTGGAGCTGAGGCTCGACGCAACGAGCAAGACAAACGTAATAGCCGTCAACGACCGCTACCTGCTCGACATGATTCTGGAGGAGCTGAAAAATGAGCCTTGA
- a CDS encoding DUF63 family protein, which produces MGLYEFFYEYFIKPIQENQGYNPVNTVVYAIILGIAVMLLYKMLKRMGIKVDNRFFKALIPYIILGPLMRSMTDVGILPRTYLTVSPGGYFVIAAFAIASLYVVWRHCSGETFYPLYRDFGWVLLGGLVFVLIINLGRVNFNPEVFKYFIPALIIAETFIWLVSKKLTLVRDNSLLFYTHFYDATTTFVGIQFLGFWEQHVLARWLMDAFGTPAVMYAEKFLILLPVVWILDRWMKDEDPDLINFVKLTMFILGFGPGTRNLLIMLMGG; this is translated from the coding sequence ATGGGGCTCTACGAGTTCTTTTACGAGTACTTCATAAAACCGATACAGGAAAACCAGGGTTACAATCCCGTGAACACGGTTGTCTACGCCATAATCCTGGGCATAGCTGTGATGCTCCTCTACAAGATGCTCAAACGGATGGGAATAAAGGTTGATAACCGCTTCTTCAAAGCGCTCATTCCGTACATAATCCTTGGCCCGCTGATGCGGAGCATGACCGACGTGGGGATTCTACCAAGGACTTACCTGACCGTCAGCCCCGGCGGCTACTTCGTTATAGCGGCCTTTGCGATAGCGTCTCTCTACGTCGTGTGGAGGCATTGCTCTGGAGAGACATTTTATCCTCTCTATAGGGACTTCGGCTGGGTTCTGCTAGGTGGGTTAGTCTTCGTCCTGATAATAAACCTGGGAAGGGTTAACTTCAACCCGGAGGTCTTCAAGTACTTCATTCCGGCGCTGATAATAGCCGAGACATTTATATGGCTCGTCTCAAAGAAGCTCACCCTCGTCAGGGACAACTCGCTTCTCTTCTACACCCACTTCTACGACGCCACCACGACCTTTGTCGGGATCCAGTTCCTCGGCTTCTGGGAGCAGCACGTCCTCGCAAGGTGGCTTATGGATGCCTTCGGGACGCCGGCGGTTATGTACGCCGAGAAGTTCCTAATACTGTTGCCTGTGGTGTGGATACTCGACAGGTGGATGAAGGACGAGGATCCAGATCTGATCAACTTCGTGAAGCTCACGATGTTCATCCTCGGCTTCGGGCCGGGAACGAGGAACCTGCTGATAATGCTGATGGGTGGTTAG
- a CDS encoding NAD(P)-dependent glycerol-1-phosphate dehydrogenase gives MHLMQLPREVLLGENLKGEAVNVAKRLGLGERALVLYGPKTKEIAGKDIEKSLRESFEVSALVIREASMEEVEKTLTKIRDDNSDWLIAVGGGSIIDVAKLASFKAGVPFISFPTTASHDGIASANASIKDLGTKTSVKAVPPVAVIADVRVIKTAPYRYLAAGVGDMISNLTAVKDWQLAHRIKGEYYSEYAASLSLMSAKMVIKNADIIRLGNEESVRKVVKGLISCGVAMSIAGSSRPASGAEHLFSHALDAIAPKPALHGEQVGVGTIIMAYLHGLKWERIRETLKKVGAPTNAYELGIDPEYIIEALTIAHTIRPERYTILGKDGLTREAAEKAAKITGVI, from the coding sequence ATGCATCTGATGCAGCTGCCCAGAGAGGTGCTGCTGGGCGAAAATCTGAAGGGAGAAGCCGTTAACGTCGCGAAGAGGCTTGGTCTGGGTGAGAGAGCTTTAGTGCTCTATGGGCCGAAGACAAAAGAGATAGCCGGAAAGGACATCGAAAAGAGTCTCAGGGAGTCGTTTGAGGTGAGCGCGCTGGTAATCCGGGAGGCCAGCATGGAAGAGGTCGAGAAGACCCTGACTAAAATTAGGGACGATAACTCTGACTGGCTCATAGCCGTTGGAGGGGGTAGCATAATCGACGTCGCCAAGCTCGCCTCGTTTAAAGCCGGAGTTCCTTTCATCAGCTTTCCCACCACGGCTTCCCACGACGGCATAGCGAGTGCAAACGCATCCATCAAGGACCTCGGAACCAAAACGTCGGTCAAGGCCGTGCCTCCGGTGGCGGTCATAGCCGACGTGAGGGTCATCAAGACCGCCCCCTACCGCTACCTCGCAGCTGGCGTTGGCGACATGATAAGCAACCTGACCGCTGTAAAGGACTGGCAGCTGGCCCACAGGATAAAGGGCGAGTACTACAGCGAGTACGCGGCTTCACTGAGCCTGATGAGCGCCAAGATGGTGATAAAGAACGCGGACATAATACGCCTCGGCAACGAGGAGAGCGTGAGGAAGGTTGTGAAAGGCCTCATTTCCTGCGGCGTGGCCATGAGCATAGCCGGCTCTTCGAGGCCAGCGAGCGGTGCGGAGCACCTCTTCAGCCATGCGCTCGATGCCATAGCGCCGAAGCCTGCCCTTCACGGCGAGCAGGTCGGAGTTGGGACGATAATAATGGCGTATCTCCACGGGCTCAAGTGGGAGCGGATTAGGGAAACCTTAAAGAAGGTCGGGGCGCCAACTAACGCATACGAGCTTGGGATCGACCCGGAGTATATAATCGAGGCCCTCACGATTGCCCACACGATACGGCCCGAGAGATACACGATCCTCGGAAAGGATGGCCTCACACGGGAGGCAGCGGAGAAGGCCGCTAAAATCACCGGAGTCATCTGA
- a CDS encoding UPF0179 family protein codes for MAIITLVGEKLARPGVEFIYYGPAEPCKTCKLAGVCVGNLEPGRRYKILRVRSMPSHSCPLHEGKVRVVEVVEPSIEVAIEPRLAIAGSVIKLHFADCSDREKADLFRPEGLFEGDHVKIIEILDDVECDGRTYKVVKVMRKKD; via the coding sequence ATGGCAATAATCACGTTAGTTGGGGAAAAGCTGGCAAGACCAGGGGTTGAGTTCATATATTACGGCCCGGCAGAACCTTGCAAGACGTGCAAGCTCGCAGGGGTCTGCGTCGGAAACCTAGAACCCGGCAGGAGGTATAAAATCCTGCGCGTAAGGAGCATGCCCTCTCACTCCTGCCCGCTTCACGAGGGCAAGGTTCGCGTCGTCGAGGTCGTCGAGCCGAGCATCGAGGTCGCGATAGAGCCGAGGCTGGCCATAGCCGGTTCCGTGATAAAGCTTCACTTCGCGGACTGCAGTGACAGGGAAAAAGCAGATCTGTTCAGGCCAGAGGGCCTCTTCGAGGGCGACCACGTGAAGATAATAGAGATCCTCGACGACGTCGAGTGCGATGGCAGGACATACAAGGTCGTCAAGGTCATGCGCAAGAAGGACTGA
- a CDS encoding 5-oxoprolinase subunit C family protein — translation MIELLKVPSLLTVQDSGRRGYRKLGVPVSGFMDDYSARIANYLVGNPGDAPLLEFLLAGPTLRFNSSAVFAIAGDVEVKLNDVPIEPWRSHWAKRGDILEVGALKSGLYGYMAFAGGIRCERLLGSCSAYPKAGLGRPLEAGDRLSLGYAILAGKEGRYLPPELRPDYSANEKTVRVVLGPNLNHFTGEGIETFLSESYTVTPESDRMGYRLDGKAIEHSERGADIVTEPLLPGTVQVPASGKPIVMMRDAQTTGGYAKIAVVATADLPTVAQSRPGERLRFEAVSVDEARELLIRREKILMAIRDFLDGKMRVYRIRTGEEELIAFTKVEKE, via the coding sequence TCATGGACGACTACTCCGCGAGGATAGCGAACTACCTCGTCGGAAACCCCGGCGATGCACCCCTCCTTGAGTTCCTTCTGGCCGGCCCAACGCTTAGATTCAATTCCTCGGCCGTCTTTGCTATCGCTGGAGACGTTGAGGTGAAGCTAAACGACGTTCCAATTGAACCCTGGAGGAGCCACTGGGCCAAGAGGGGCGACATCCTTGAGGTTGGCGCCTTGAAGAGCGGCCTCTACGGATACATGGCCTTCGCCGGCGGGATAAGGTGTGAGCGGCTTCTCGGCAGTTGCTCGGCCTATCCCAAGGCCGGTCTCGGAAGGCCACTGGAGGCCGGCGATAGGCTAAGCCTCGGCTACGCGATACTAGCCGGGAAGGAAGGGAGATACCTTCCCCCCGAGCTGAGGCCCGACTATTCAGCAAATGAAAAGACAGTCCGCGTCGTCCTCGGCCCGAACCTCAACCACTTCACCGGAGAGGGGATAGAGACCTTCCTGAGCGAGTCCTATACCGTGACTCCCGAGTCCGACAGGATGGGGTATCGCCTCGATGGAAAGGCCATAGAACACTCCGAGAGGGGCGCGGACATCGTTACGGAGCCCCTGCTGCCTGGAACGGTTCAGGTGCCGGCCAGCGGAAAGCCTATAGTCATGATGCGCGACGCCCAGACGACCGGCGGCTACGCCAAGATAGCCGTCGTTGCAACGGCAGACCTTCCCACCGTTGCACAGAGCCGGCCGGGGGAGAGGCTGAGGTTTGAGGCGGTGAGTGTTGACGAAGCCCGGGAGCTTCTGATCAGGCGCGAAAAGATCCTGATGGCAATCAGGGACTTCCTCGATGGGAAGATGCGCGTTTACAGAATAAGAACGGGGGAAGAAGAGCTGATTGCGTTCACAAAAGTGGAAAAAGAATGA